One stretch of Geoalkalibacter ferrihydriticus DSM 17813 DNA includes these proteins:
- a CDS encoding porin: protein MKKMARYLAFFLVCALTAPAAALALDEEHIRKLEERIAELEQSYAEELKEESQSGIRFGGAVRVQYSYTDWDAGNKERGGDFNFDTFRLNLDGEIKDMILSAEYRFYPSDDWHAPHHAWIGYNFTDQLQGQIGIHQVPFGLLPFASHNFWFSGAYYVGLEDDYDMGLKFLYNQGPWDLALAFYKNEELGNAGNAGRYSVDVISNADGGFAGAQPAGNRETNQFNLRLAHTLDHGDFGTTELGGSGQWGQLYNNNTGKTGDHWATALHLNGNYGRWNVQLQWARYEHNPKNLDAIELADDSFLPLRNDIITMGAYSFSWGVPAKADIGILNVAYTQPLNWGPIDSLTFYSDNTLIEPDKDRFNSIWQNVVGCMIASGPVFTYVDVISGKNMIFSGGDMVGAGNEGRTTRLNINFGYYF, encoded by the coding sequence ATGAAAAAAATGGCTAGGTATCTCGCTTTTTTTCTCGTCTGCGCCCTGACGGCACCTGCCGCCGCCCTGGCCCTGGATGAGGAGCATATCCGCAAGCTCGAAGAGCGTATCGCCGAGCTTGAACAGTCCTACGCAGAAGAGTTGAAAGAGGAATCGCAGAGCGGCATCCGTTTCGGCGGCGCCGTACGCGTGCAGTACAGCTACACCGACTGGGACGCCGGCAACAAGGAGCGTGGCGGCGACTTCAATTTCGATACCTTTCGCCTCAACCTCGACGGCGAGATCAAGGACATGATCCTTTCCGCCGAGTACCGGTTCTATCCCTCCGACGACTGGCACGCGCCCCATCATGCCTGGATCGGCTACAACTTCACCGACCAGCTGCAGGGGCAGATCGGCATTCACCAGGTGCCCTTCGGCCTGCTGCCCTTTGCCAGCCACAATTTCTGGTTCAGCGGCGCCTATTACGTAGGTCTCGAAGATGACTACGACATGGGGCTGAAGTTTCTCTACAACCAGGGTCCCTGGGATCTCGCCCTCGCCTTCTACAAGAACGAAGAATTGGGCAACGCCGGCAACGCCGGACGCTATTCGGTGGACGTGATCAGCAACGCCGACGGCGGCTTCGCCGGCGCGCAGCCCGCCGGTAACCGCGAAACCAACCAGTTCAACCTGCGCCTCGCCCACACCCTCGACCACGGCGATTTCGGCACCACCGAGCTGGGCGGCAGCGGCCAGTGGGGCCAGCTCTACAACAACAACACCGGTAAGACCGGCGACCATTGGGCGACCGCTCTGCACCTCAACGGCAACTACGGGCGCTGGAACGTGCAGCTGCAGTGGGCGCGCTACGAGCACAATCCGAAAAACCTCGACGCGATAGAATTGGCCGATGACTCCTTCTTGCCCCTCAGAAACGACATCATCACCATGGGCGCCTACAGCTTTTCCTGGGGCGTGCCGGCCAAGGCCGACATCGGCATCCTCAATGTGGCCTACACTCAGCCGCTCAACTGGGGACCCATCGACAGCCTGACCTTCTATTCCGACAACACCCTCATCGAGCCGGACAAGGATCGCTTCAACAGCATCTGGCAGAACGTGGTGGGCTGCATGATCGCTTCCGGCCCGGTGTTTACCTATGTCGACGTGATCTCCGGCAAGAACATGATTTTCAGCGGCGGCGACATGGTCGGCGCCGGCAACGAGGGGCGCACCACGCGTCTCAATATCAACTTCGGTTATTATTTCTAG
- a CDS encoding quaternary amine ABC transporter ATP-binding protein, whose amino-acid sequence MEETGPPAKIRVENVFKIFGRDPGRGIKMLDEGLGKDAIMEKTRLAVGVDDASFEVAEGELLVVMGLSGSGKSTLLRCINRLIEPTAGKVVIDGVDVTALNAEELRRLRMKKFGMVFQRFALLPHRTVLQNTEFGLEIQGVEPATRTQKARDALKLVGLSGWEDSAPDELSGGMQQRVGLARALAVDPDILLMDEAFSALDPLIRREMQDELLSLQSRMRKTILFITHDLDEALKLGDRIIIMKDGRIVQIGTPEDILTNPATEYVERFVEDVNLAKVLTARSVMHKASCVTLGKDGPKTALRKMKEIGISGLLVVDRERRLVGRVTADDASRLAAEGSKDLEAILLRDVPQVLPEAALSEIFAIESFPVAVTDEDGRLQGLIIRGALLAAMAERSDD is encoded by the coding sequence ATGGAAGAGACCGGTCCTCCGGCAAAAATCCGCGTTGAGAATGTATTTAAAATATTCGGTCGCGACCCGGGCCGTGGCATCAAGATGCTCGACGAAGGCCTCGGCAAGGACGCGATCATGGAAAAGACCCGCCTCGCAGTGGGTGTCGATGACGCCTCCTTCGAGGTCGCCGAGGGCGAGCTTCTGGTGGTTATGGGTCTTTCGGGCAGCGGCAAATCGACCCTGCTGCGCTGCATCAACCGCCTTATTGAGCCGACCGCCGGCAAGGTGGTGATCGACGGAGTCGATGTCACCGCTCTGAATGCGGAAGAGCTGCGTCGCTTGCGCATGAAAAAGTTCGGCATGGTTTTTCAGCGATTTGCCCTGCTGCCCCATCGCACGGTGCTGCAAAATACGGAATTCGGCTTGGAAATTCAGGGCGTCGAGCCGGCCACGCGCACCCAGAAGGCGCGCGACGCTCTCAAACTGGTGGGTCTGTCGGGATGGGAGGATTCCGCGCCGGACGAACTCTCCGGCGGCATGCAGCAGCGTGTCGGCTTGGCACGGGCCCTGGCCGTCGATCCGGATATTTTGCTCATGGACGAGGCCTTCAGCGCCCTGGATCCCCTGATTCGGCGCGAGATGCAGGATGAACTGCTGTCCTTGCAGAGCCGCATGCGCAAAACCATTCTGTTCATCACCCATGATCTCGACGAGGCGCTTAAACTCGGTGATCGCATCATCATCATGAAAGACGGGCGTATCGTGCAGATCGGCACCCCCGAGGATATCCTCACCAACCCGGCCACCGAATACGTTGAAAGGTTCGTCGAGGACGTCAATCTGGCCAAGGTGCTCACGGCGCGCTCGGTCATGCACAAAGCTTCCTGCGTCACCCTGGGCAAGGACGGTCCCAAAACCGCCCTGCGCAAGATGAAGGAAATCGGCATCTCCGGCCTGCTGGTGGTCGACCGGGAGCGTCGTCTGGTGGGCCGCGTGACGGCCGACGATGCCTCGCGCCTGGCCGCCGAAGGGAGCAAGGATCTTGAAGCCATTTTGTTGCGTGATGTGCCGCAGGTCTTGCCCGAGGCAGCCTTGAGTGAAATCTTCGCTATAGAAAGTTTTCCCGTGGCGGTGACCGATGAAGACGGACGCCTGCAGGGACTCATCATCCGCGGCGCTTTATTGGCTGCCATGGCGGAAAGGAGCGACGACTGA